The following are encoded in a window of Manihot esculenta cultivar AM560-2 chromosome 8, M.esculenta_v8, whole genome shotgun sequence genomic DNA:
- the LOC110620191 gene encoding uncharacterized protein At5g02240, whose translation MATLTRVPLIFSCPSPPRRPPPRKYACMPTTLPESSTLSFRSFSFSFFAPFLSTPHNKSNKSFRRLRAVSASMADSRPSTVLVTGAGGRTGSIVYRKLKERSGQYVARGLVRTEESKEKIGGAKDVYVGDIREAESIAPAIQGIDALIILTSAVPKMKHGFDPSKGERPEFYYEDGAYPEQVDWIGQKYQIDAAKDAGVKHIVLVGSMGGTNPNNPLNSLGNGNILIWKRKAEQYLADSGIPYTIIRAGGLQDKEGGIRELLVGKDDELLQTETRTIARADVAEVCIQALQFEEAKFKAIDLASKPEGTGTPTKDFKALFSQVTARF comes from the exons ATGGCTACCTTAACACGTGTCCCTTTGATcttctcttgcccttctcctcCTCGTCGTCCTCCTCCTCGTAAATACGCATGCATGCCTACTACACTTCCAGAATCTTCTACTCTTTCATTtcgctctttttctttttccttctttgCACCATTTCTCTCAACACCTCATAATAAGAGCAACAAGAGTTTCAGGAGACTTAGAGCAGTTTCAGCGTCAATGGCGGATTCGCGTCCAAGCACTGTTCTTGTCACTGGAGCTGGTGGCAGAACTG GTTCAATAGTTTATAGGAAATTAAAGGAGAGGTCTGGGCAATATGTTGCAAGAGGTTTGGTCAGAACTGAAGAGAGTAAAGAGAAAATTGGTGGAGCAAAGGATGTTTATGTTGGGGATATAAGGGAAGCAGAAAGTATTGCTCCTGCTATCCAAGGAATTGATGCTCTCATAATTCTTACAAGTGCAGTTCCAAAAATGAAACATGGGTTTGATCCATCTAAAGGTGAAAGGCCTGAGTTTTATTATGAAGATGGAGCTTATCCTGAACAG GTTGACtggattggtcagaaatatcaaaTAGATGCTG CTAAGGATGCGGGAGTGAAGCACATTGTGTTGGTTGGATCTATGGGTGGGACAAATCCAAATAATCCCTTGAACAGTTTGGGCAATGGGAATATATTG ATTTGGAAGAGAAAGGCTGAACAGTATTTAGCTGATTCTGGCATTCCATACACAATTATAAG GGCTGGAGGCCTGCAAGACAAAGAGGGAGGTATCCGAGAATTACTTGTTGGGAAGGATGATGAGCTTCTTCAGACGGAGACAAGAACCATTGCAAGGGCTGATGTTGCAGAAGTCTGCATTCAG GCATTACAATTCGAAGAAGCTAAATTCAAGGCAATTGACTTGGCCTCAAAGCCAGAAGGAACAGGCACTCCAACCAAAGATTTTAAGGCTCTCTTTTCCCAAGTCACTGCTCGATTTTGA